A region from the Oncorhynchus tshawytscha isolate Ot180627B linkage group LG26, Otsh_v2.0, whole genome shotgun sequence genome encodes:
- the cenpj gene encoding centromere protein J, whose protein sequence is MSSPAGLQAQQSQTKFLDRWMTSSSCAGVILKPSLDLAESLRHSSVWRSRDVNDSFASQFVPLPVSSSSSCLSISSLVHDAESGTELSKQNQLPVDRTLSDRQFAGLQTVASQGLTLPGEMDSMEKFVDQSQDLPLMLKLERLRQWQQHMQEQLKAHQLEELVSLQEEQQRLLGMVHVAQQDGADYIEISKLTGADWGENTLLGGYPLSHRPPAAKSFPIGPPQGPASSQLWRRGPTFRQPPRGQEQEKDQTLGTEAWSNPHKCHQLNGDADDRGGDEEVTLSSYSAPSMTEDYKAYRGDDCELDSQDRPIKPGIGGQKQTFEALLEEQLRLEEQRLKTTQQQQSPEAAEGASPRANTKRAFLRRGEGLSRFTNRSKAPMPNKGRPQKDPQAKVSTRWTSEPTQKVSQRPPVQRKTAVLNKENRPRDPYSPLLDSVRPEGKTDKLAAVRPRVLGSHQRQNIEMTNCLRPREVISNKVDGTSQPVSRTPAAVTKQFGLEERTGALQRNGSGPSRPDGAAEGKSGVPEYSFELSFQEKLQHWDCDRQKESVELGEFELLEQAAEELSFSSNSSFVMKVLQLDQQHPLQGSRGSRPRRLSSTPIKSPSLPKGVHSRGTSRSGQGTGTSSSESPGVSAVRAKRVMRENSKATDEEEEDEVSDGKHEEISDILFRSSSEFGDREEVARPSYQTTVSSNLWENPLPASNSPYDKRSYQDREGGTSQAEEGGQSDLDDSTLLEDRENADHEGLLVFDDDDTWNDLEEAGSIVEDNSRTRGAATGNRHTSTATVNDISPSERTLKRKVAEAKGTELERMSVITAANQEPDPPLASQLMARLFPSLKPKTQAPSPPEPRKTEDGSGQQQSRQLRERLVELELEIERFRTENAALARLRQENEKNQEKLRKECAEFEQRKAEELAKFEEFKREETKKLQKERKVFERHASAARAIPDKRERDEIQAMKKQLSFLQEELKRRESRWSTTHNRLRQQIDSLSSDNSNLKDEVRTMEKLRLSTWRKIGTDSERENDRRERGREGPRPLDSYIALEARCLKLASPPDTVRSSQPQSNISKGSPSGHSPTTQGGIRGILKRSGPTPAPSPAHSYSSEDRPESLTRSHLPAQSHDHSNNLSPRARGLQTETEVKEQQEPGQDVLTHSDGKMERVLACGGRLIIFPNGTRKEVSADGLTVKVTFFNGDIKQVMADQRVIYYYADAQTTHTTYPDGIEVLQFPNNQTEKHFPDGRKEITFPDQTVKNLYPDGREESVLTDGTIIQVNLDGSKEIQFNTGQKEIHTADYKRREYPDGTLKTVYTDGRQETRYPTGRLRVKDKDGNIVMDNRP, encoded by the exons ATGTCATCTCCAGCTGGGTTGCAGGCTCAGCAGTCCCAAACAAAGTTCCTTGACCGATGGATGACGAGCAGCTCCTGTGCCGGGGTTATCCTGAAACCCTCCCTGGACCTGGCTGAGTCTCTTCGACACAGCTCTGTCTGGAGATCCCGGGATGTGAATGACTCCTTCGCCTCTCAGTTTGTTCCCCTCCCGGTCTCCAGTAGCAGCAGTTGCCTGAGTATCAGTTCCCTCGTCCATGATGCTGAGTCCGGGACAGAATTGAGCAAACAGAATCAGCTACCAGTGGATAGGACTTTGTCTGACAGACAATTTGCTGGACTGCAGACAGTGGCGTCTCAAGGGTTGACATTACctggagagatggacagtatggaGAAGTTTGTAGATCAGTCTCAGGACCTACCCCTAATGCTCAAACTCGAACGG CTGAGGCAGTGGCAGCAGCACATGCAGGAGCAGCTGAAAGCCCACCAGCTAGAGGAACTTGTCAGTCTCCAGGAGGAGCAACAAAGGTTACTGGGCATGGTGCATGTGGCTCAGCAGGATGGAGCAG ATTACATAGAGATCTCCAAGTTGACGGGAGCAGACTGGGGAGAGAACACTCTATTGGGGGGCTACCCCCTCTCTCACAGACCCCCAGCAGCCAAGAGTTTCCCTATAGGCCCCCCACAAGGGCCTGCGTCTTCCCAGCTCTGGAGACGGGGGCCTACATTCCGGCAGCCTCCAAGGGGCCAGGAGCAGGAAAAGGACCAAACACTGG GGACAGAAGCATGGAGCAATCCACACAAATGTCATCAGCTGAATGGGGATGCTGAtgataggggtggtgatgaggaAGTCACATTATCTTCCTATTCTGCTCCCTCCATGACTGAAGACTACAAAGCATACAGAGGAGATGACTGTGAACTAGATTCACAGGACAG ACCCATTAAACCAGGGATAGGGGGGCAGAAGCAGACGTTTGAGGCGCTCCTGGAGGAACAGCTGAGACTGGAGGAACAGAGACTGAAGACCACCCAGCAGCAGCAG AGCCCAGAGGCAGCTGAGGGAGCCAGTCCCAGAGCTAATACCAAGAGAGCCTTCCTGAGGCGAGGGGAGGGCCTCTCCAGATTCACCAACCGAAGCAAAGCCCCTATGCCCAACAAAGGGAGACCCCAAAAAGATCCCCAGGCCAAGGTCAGCACCCGTTGGACCTCAGAGCCCACCCAGAAGGTCAGTCAGCGCCCCCCCGTACAGCGCAAGACTGCTGTGCTCAACAAGGAGAACAGACCAAGAGACCCGTACTCACCTCTTCTGGACAGTGTCAGACCAGAGGGCAAGACAGACAAGCTGGCCGCAGTGAGGCCCAGAGTCCTGGGCAGTCATCAGAGACAGAACATTGAGATGACTAACTGTCTAAGGCCAAGGGAGGTGATTAGTAACAAGGTGGACGGGACTTCTCAACCTGTGAGTAGAACTCCTGCAGCTGTAACTAAACAGTTTGGgcttgaggagaggactggagcaCTGCAGAGGAATGGAAGTGGTCCATCGAGACCGGATGGAGCAGCAGAGGGAAAATCAGGTGTTCCGGAGTATTCCTTTGAGCTGTCATTCCAGGAGAAGCTGCAGCACTGGGACTGTGACCGTCAGAAGGAGAGTGTGGAGCTGGGGGAGTTTGAGCTGCTGGAGCAGGCAGCCGAGGAACTCTCCTTCTCTTCCAACTCATCCTTTGTCATGAAG GTGCTGCAGCTGGACCAGCAACATCCCCTTCAGGGCAGCAGGGGGAGCCGTCCGCGACGCCTCTCCTCCACGCCCATCAAATCCCCCTCGCTGCCTAAAGGGGTTCACAGCCGGGGCACCAGTAGAAGTGGCCAAGGCACAGGGACCAGCTCATCTGAATCACCAGGAGTATCTGCTGTGAGGGCAAAGAGGGTAATGAGGGAAAACAGCAAAGCCACtgatgaggaggaagaagatGAAGTGAGCGACGGCAAACATGAGGAAATCTCTGACATCTTGTTCCGCAGCAGCTCTGAATTCGGGGATCGGGAGGAAGTAGCTCGACCGTCATACCAGACTACAGTTTCCAGCAACCTCTGGGAAAACCCGCTCCCTGCATCCAACTCTCCATATGACAAGAGGTCatatcaggacagagagggaggcacaAGCCAGGCAGAGGAGGGCGGGCAGAGTGACCTTGACGACTCCACCCTTTTGGAGGACAGAGAAAATGCGGACCACGAGGGTCTGTTGGTGTTTGATGATGATGACACCTGGAACGACCTGGAGGAGGCTGGCAGCATCGTTGAGGACAACAGCAGAACAAGAGGCGCTGCAACAGGAAACCGACACACTTCCACAGCAACAGTGAATGACATTTCACCCTCAGAGAGGACACTGAAGAGAAAGGTGGCTGAGGCCAAAGGGACGGAGCTGGAGAGGATGTCTGTTATCACAGCAGCCAACCAAGAGCCAGATCCTCCTCTCGCTTCCCAGCTCATGGCCAGGCTGTTCCCTTCGCTAAAGCCCAAAACCCAGGCCCCTTCTCCACCAGAACCTAGAAAGACTGAGGACGGATCAG GCCAGCAGCAGTCCAGGCAGCTGAGGGAGAGGCTggtggagctggagctggagatTGAACGTTTCAGGACAGAGAATGCTGCCTTGGCCAGACTCAGACAGGAGAACGAAAAGAACCAGGAGAAACTCCG GAAGGAGTGTGCAGAGTTTGAGCAGCGCAAGGCTGAGGAGCTGGCCAAGTTTGAGGAGTTCAAGAGGGAGGAGACCAAGAAGCTGCAGAAGGAACGCAAGGTGTTTGAGAGGCATGCCTCTGCCGCCAGAGCCATACCAGACAAGAGGGAGCGTGACGAGATCCAG GCCATGAAGAAGCAGCTGAGTTTCCTGCAGGAGGAGTTGAAGCGGAGAGAGAGCCGCTGGTCCACCACACATAACCGTCTCCGGCAGCAGATAGACTCCCTGAGCTCAGACAACAGCAACCTGAAAGACGAGGTCCGCACCATGGAGAAACTACGCCTCAGCACCTGGAGGAAGATTGGGACAGACAGCGAAAGAGAGAACGacaggagggaaagggggagggagggacccAGGCCGTTGGACAGTTACATTGCTCTTGAAGCCAGGTGCCTCAAATTGGCA AGTCCTCCTGACACGGTGAGGAGCAGCCAACCACAGAGCAACATCTCTAAAGGCAGCCCATCAGGACACAGCCCCACCACTCAAG GAGGTATCAGGGGCATCCTGAAGAGGTCAGGCCCTACACCAGCACCCAGCCCCGCTCACAGTTACAGCTCAGAGGATAGACCAGAATCTTTGACCAGGAGCCACCTCCCAGCACAGAGCCACGACCACTCAAACAACCTGTCCCCT AGAGCTCGAGGTCTGCAGACTGAGACAGAGGTCAAAGAGCAACAAGAGCCAGGTCAAGATGTCCTCACCCACTCTGATGGAAAG ATGGAGAGGGTTCTGGCCTGTGGAGGGAGACTCATCATCTTTCCCAATGGGACCAGGAAGGAGGTGTCAGCGGATGGACTGACAGTCAAAGTCACCTTCTTCAACGGGGACATCAAGCAGGTCATGGCTGACCAGAGAGTG ATCTACTACTATGCGGATGCCCAGACCACTCACACCACCTATCCTGACGGCATCGAGGTTCTGCAGTTCCCCAACAACCAGACTG AGAAGCATTTCCCTGATGGCCGGAAGGAGATCACATTCCCTGACCAGACCGTCAAGAACCTCTATccagatgggagggaggagagtgtccTCACTGACGGGACCATCATACAAGTTAACTT GGATGGCAGTAAAGAGATCCAGTTCAACACAGGCCAGAAGgagatccacacagcagactaTAAGAGGAGGGAGTACCCAGATGGCACGTTGAAGACAGTCTATACTGATGGCAGACAGGAGACCCGCTACCCCACCGGACGCCTCAGAGTTAAAGACAAGGATGGTAACATTGTCATGGACAACAGGCCCTAG